One region of Quercus lobata isolate SW786 chromosome 2, ValleyOak3.0 Primary Assembly, whole genome shotgun sequence genomic DNA includes:
- the LOC115975845 gene encoding proline-rich receptor-like protein kinase PERK8, which yields MSSTTPSPKSSPSANPPTSSANSPPTPTSPSPSNSSVTQSNQTNTPSPSSPTTPSAPAPQSPPPPVTSAPPPSPPASPPPAASTPPPKSSPPPSPPASPPPATSPPPSTSPPPSPPPSPPASSPPPSAPPPAVTSPPPSKSSPPPPPSKGSPPASSPPPPPAVSPSPPPPPANVPTTPSPNSPPPPAAKSPTPSPPSPPSESAPPPSNTTVPSTPPSAPSSSPPPPNSSTATPTAGNRSSTSVVPPPNLPANPTPTNSGGLNTGGTVAIGIVVGVVVIGLALMVVWFSQKRKKRRIGGNYGYPPAPSPFASSQNSDSLFLKPYSPSPLVRDGSGSDFVYSPSEPNGVNNSRSWFTYEELIQATNGFSKQNLLGEGGFGCVYKGFLPDGREVAVKQLKIGGGQGEREFRAEVEIISRIHHRHLVSLVGYCISQHQRLLVYEFVANDTLHYHLHGEGRPVMDWATRLKVAVGSARGLAYLHEDCHPRIIHRDIKSSNILLDSNFEARVADFGLAKLALDTNTHVTTRVMGTFGYMAPEYATSGKLTEKSDVYSFGVVLLELITGRKPVDSSQPLGDESLVEWARPLLMQALDKEDFDMLVDSRLENNYVGSEMFRMIEAAAACVRHSAARRPKMSLVVRALESVDELSDLTNGMKPGQSEAFDPAQQSAQIRMFRRMAFGSQEYSTEFFNQTHSSWRSRDNGNRKSPSSANSSAVWSN from the exons ATGTCTTCCACAACCCCTTCTCCAAAATCCTCACCTTCTGCAAATCCACCAACTTCCTCTGCTAACTCACCACCAACACCTACTTCCCCTTCTCCATCAAATTCTTCAGTAACTCAATCTAATCAAACTAACACCCCATCACCTTCAAGTCCTACAACCCCTTCAGCCCCAGCTCCTCAGTCTCCTCCACCACCAGTCACTTCTGCTCCTCCCCCATCCCCACCAGCTTCACCCCCACCAGCAGCATCAACACCACCTCCAAAATCATCGCCACCACCTTCGCCACCAGCTTCCCCACCACCAGCAActtcaccaccaccatcaacatccccaccaccatcaccaccaccttCACCTCCTGCATCATCACCCCCACCTTCTGCCCCTCCTCCAGCTGTGACTTCACCACCCCCTTCAAAATcgtcaccaccaccaccaccatctaAAGGTTCGCCTCCGGCATCATCCCCACCTCCCCCTCCAGCTGTTTcaccttctcctcctcctcctccagcCAATGTCCCAACAACGCCTTCCCCCAATTCCCCACCTCCACCAGCAGCAAAGTCGCCAACACCTTCACCTCCATCTCCTCCATCAGAATCTGCTCCTCCACCCTCCAACACAACAGTGCCATCAACTCCTCCTTCAGCCCCCTCatcctctcctcctcctccaaaTTCTTCCACGGCCACTCCAACAGCTGGAAATCGTAGTAGTACCTCAGTTGTGCCGCCTCCCAACCTGCCTGCAAATCCGACACCTACAAATTCAGGTGGATTAAACACGGGAGGAACTGTGGCAATTGGTATTGTAGTTGGGGTTGTAGTGATTGGTCTTGCTCTGATGGTTGTCTGGTTCTCACAGAAACGGAAGAAACGGAGAATTGGAGGGAATTATGGCTACCCTCCTGCTCCTTCTCCATTTGCCTCTTCCCAGAATTCAG ATTCATTATTTCTAAAGCCCTATTCTCCATCTCCCTTGGTACGAGATGGCTCTGGTAGTGATTTTGTCTACTCACCATCAGAGCCCAATGGTGTAAACAATTCAAGGTCATGGTTCACTTATGAAGAATTAATCCAGGCTACAAATGGGTTTTCAAAACAGAATCTTTTGGGTGAAGGTGGATTTGGTTGTGTATACAAAGGTTTCCTGCCAGATGGAAGAGAAGTAGCTGTTAAGCAGCTAAAAATTGGTGGTGGACAGGGGGAGCGTGAGTTCAGAGCAGAAGTCGAGATAATTAGCAGAATACACCATCGTCATTTGGTTTCCCTAGTGGGATACTGTATATCTCAGCATCAAAGGTTACTTGTCTACGAATTTGTCGCAAACGATACTCTTCATTATCATCTCCATG GTGAGGGCAGACCAGTTATGGATTGGGCAACTCGACTGAAGGTTGCTGTTGGTTCAGCTCGTGGACTAGCTTACCTACATGAAGACT GCCATCCCCGCATCATTCACAGGGATATTAAATCATCAAACATCCTTCTTGATAGCAACTTTGAAGCTCGG GTTGCGGATTTTGGGCTTGCAAAGTTAGCATTGGATACAAATACTCATGTAACCACACGTGTGATGGGAACCTTTGG TTACATGGCTCCAGAATATGCAACAAGTGGGAAGTTGACGGAAAAGTCTGATGTTTATTCCTTTGGGGTTGTGCTTTTGGAGCTGATTACAGGCCGCAAACCTGTAGATTCCTCTCAGCCACTGGGTGATGAAAGCCTGGTTGAATGG GCTCGACCATTGCTTATGCAAGCACTTGACAAGGAAGACTTTGACATGTTGGTAGATTCAAGGCTGGAAAATAACTACGTTGGAAGTGAAATGTTTCGGATGATTGAGGCAGCTGCAGCTTGTGTGCGTCACTCAGCTGCAAGAAGGCCAAAAATGAGTCTG GTGGTGAGAGCTTTAGAGTCTGTAGATGAATTGTCAGATCTCACCAATGGAATGAAACCTGGCCAAAGCGAAGCATTTGACCCAGCACAACAATCTGCACAAATTAGGATGTTTCGAAGGATGGCTTTTGGTAGTCAAGAATACAGTACAGAATTCTTCAATCAAACACACAGTAGCTGGAGGAGTAGAGATAATGGCAACCGGAAAAGTCCATCATCAGCAAATTCATCTGCTGTATGGAGCAATTGA